One genomic region from Deinococcus sp. JMULE3 encodes:
- a CDS encoding MFS transporter produces MIPKPLRPLLLLSAVSRLGDQLLYVAMPLLVLAETGQPAYAILAAAARGLPYVISPFIGAVVDRYPLRTVYVAAQLIQAVAIGAIPLLKGQPSIVLLLLMISGVGGVCSSLLNFYKLIPLWTPQEQIEAAIGRFVALTDAVKVVGPLVAISIVLSIGAPAAIYADAVSFLVAALGIAFILPATQKSEVRRTSLAQDLKEGFRYFKGSPEIRRLTTAMSLSNLGIGALEVLLLTTLTHSMQIPVAQASLALSVGACAGLAGSGLTRKIFPRLGTTQRITVWLALAGVGALCLTVPHPLMFVLGFVVISFATSASNVITIAYRQSTIPSELQGRVNSIIRMFISGAVPISGILLAALGTYTLGVSQTQFVALMCILAVIVWQFGASGERQNMWTKTS; encoded by the coding sequence TTGATCCCCAAACCGCTGCGCCCCTTACTTCTCCTGTCGGCTGTCTCGCGGCTGGGCGATCAGCTGTTGTATGTCGCCATGCCTCTCCTGGTCCTAGCGGAGACGGGGCAACCGGCTTATGCCATTCTCGCGGCAGCGGCACGTGGTCTCCCCTACGTCATTTCCCCCTTTATTGGCGCTGTCGTTGATCGGTATCCTTTAAGAACCGTCTACGTTGCTGCTCAGCTCATACAGGCCGTCGCCATTGGGGCCATTCCGCTTCTGAAGGGCCAACCAAGCATCGTCTTACTCCTGCTGATGATCTCAGGGGTGGGGGGGGTATGCTCAAGCCTGCTCAACTTCTACAAGCTGATCCCACTCTGGACGCCGCAAGAGCAGATTGAAGCGGCCATAGGGCGATTTGTCGCGCTGACGGATGCTGTCAAAGTCGTGGGGCCGCTCGTTGCGATCTCGATTGTCCTCTCGATCGGTGCGCCCGCCGCTATTTATGCTGATGCCGTCAGCTTTCTGGTGGCCGCGCTGGGCATTGCGTTCATCCTGCCTGCCACCCAAAAAAGCGAAGTGAGACGGACCAGTCTCGCGCAAGATCTGAAGGAAGGCTTTCGCTACTTCAAAGGCAGTCCAGAAATCCGTCGCCTGACCACCGCCATGTCCCTGTCCAATCTGGGCATTGGCGCGCTGGAGGTCCTGCTGCTCACCACACTGACCCACAGCATGCAGATCCCAGTGGCCCAGGCCAGCCTGGCGCTGAGTGTAGGGGCGTGCGCTGGGCTGGCTGGCAGTGGGCTGACCCGAAAGATCTTTCCTCGCCTCGGAACAACACAGCGGATTACGGTCTGGCTGGCATTGGCTGGCGTTGGCGCTCTATGCCTGACCGTTCCACACCCGCTCATGTTTGTGCTCGGCTTTGTGGTGATTAGTTTTGCAACCTCAGCGAGTAATGTCATCACGATCGCGTATCGGCAGAGCACCATTCCAAGCGAACTTCAAGGACGAGTCAACTCGATTATTCGCATGTTTATATCGGGTGCTGTGCCCATTTCAGGCATTCTTTTGGCAGCCCTGGGGACCTACACTCTTGGTGTGTCTCAAACGCAGTTCGTCGCGCTGATGTGCATTCTGGCGGTGATTGTCTGGCAGTTCGGCGCCTCGGGCGAGCGACAGAACATGTGGACCAAAACATCCTAA
- a CDS encoding ATP-grasp domain-containing protein: MSKSEISWVVLVHASDNILKTALSEELNVILLRKQNQWTSYGLTQAQVCLTVDDALENLDGLAAVLNQYPIGAVLSFMESGVLLAAALRERCGLPGTPLEAVQRLKDKALMRAHLHDRGCHHLSVAAHEVTHLSALQAHRAALQGRVIVKPVTGTGSVHIYALDPGDDVPAPLINALGQGIRFLAEPFLQGLEFSVEALTINGKHHIVAVTEKVVNEHFVEVGHCIPPRRMSPDALQGIAAAVREFLTAIGLVTGPSHTEVMWHEGRVTIIESHDRVGGDKITALVTQATGVDLIRMGLRLAAGRTVDPPPELQCLGAACVIFLTPPPGRVLSISLVPLPPELPILERRAFVHPGDVLTQVRSSKDRSGLVVASGPTPEEAFHHAQLGARSIQFSMAVDHSAHPHPVPTSRST; encoded by the coding sequence ATGAGCAAATCAGAGATCAGCTGGGTGGTGCTCGTGCATGCCAGCGACAACATTTTGAAGACTGCTTTGAGTGAAGAGCTCAATGTCATTCTTCTGCGGAAGCAAAACCAGTGGACGTCGTATGGCCTGACTCAAGCCCAGGTTTGTTTAACGGTTGACGATGCGCTGGAGAATCTGGATGGTCTAGCGGCCGTGCTCAACCAATACCCTATCGGTGCGGTTCTCTCGTTTATGGAGTCAGGTGTGCTCTTGGCCGCTGCTCTGCGGGAGAGGTGTGGGCTTCCGGGCACACCTCTGGAGGCAGTACAACGTCTTAAAGATAAGGCGCTGATGCGGGCACATCTCCATGACAGGGGGTGCCACCATCTGTCGGTCGCTGCCCATGAGGTGACGCATCTGTCTGCTTTGCAGGCTCACCGCGCTGCCCTTCAGGGCCGGGTGATCGTTAAACCTGTCACGGGCACTGGGAGTGTCCACATCTACGCGCTGGATCCGGGCGACGACGTTCCTGCGCCGCTCATCAATGCGCTGGGCCAAGGCATCCGCTTTCTGGCAGAACCTTTTCTCCAGGGCTTGGAATTCAGTGTAGAGGCCCTCACGATCAACGGCAAACACCACATTGTTGCCGTGACCGAAAAGGTGGTGAACGAGCACTTTGTCGAAGTGGGCCACTGCATTCCGCCGCGGCGCATGTCGCCGGACGCGCTGCAGGGCATTGCCGCTGCGGTCCGTGAGTTTCTGACCGCTATAGGCCTGGTGACTGGGCCAAGTCACACTGAAGTGATGTGGCATGAAGGCCGCGTCACCATCATCGAATCGCACGACCGCGTTGGTGGTGACAAGATCACGGCGCTGGTCACCCAGGCCACGGGTGTTGACCTTATCCGGATGGGGCTGCGTCTGGCGGCTGGGCGGACTGTTGATCCTCCGCCTGAGCTCCAGTGTCTTGGTGCCGCGTGCGTCATCTTCCTGACGCCACCTCCAGGCCGGGTGCTCAGCATTTCATTGGTGCCTCTCCCCCCAGAGCTGCCGATTCTGGAACGGCGGGCGTTCGTACATCCAGGTGACGTCCTCACTCAGGTCAGAAGTTCAAAAGATCGCAGTGGTCTGGTGGTCGCCAGTGGCCCGACCCCAGAGGAGGCGTTTCACCACGCTCAACTGGGGGCTCGAAGCATTCAGTTTTCTATGGCAGTCGATCACTCGGCACACCCCCACCCTGTGCCCACATCACGTTCAACCTGA
- a CDS encoding acetyl-CoA carboxylase biotin carboxylase subunit family protein yields MTPPSVLLLHNRSIDLLMDNGLLCLPPAEFAVHLITTDREGAARHAHQFASIAAFDYFDEDVIRALSAYLITTYGITSVVGTTEKVVLWAALLRAQFGLPGASPDVIERMRDKVRMKERLTLTAVRTPAYTRVHALQDIVDFQAQFGRIVLKPTAGVGSMGLQILDTPAQVLALDKGHFSDGAWQVEEFIDGHMLHCDFIALAGQIQFCSVSQYVTPPGRYQDDYFGGSFIVTDAGLQERVRQIAQEIVQAFEFETGVCHLELFHTPRDELVFCEIAARPGGGGIEWPVQHLYGINLFSEHVRVSCVAPDTMTYPRLPLRAGTAGYVGLLARPGFEVTNIQSFSGHPNIKRESLRIAVGSRLGGPRHCTDYMAHFL; encoded by the coding sequence ATGACACCCCCTTCTGTCCTGTTGCTCCATAACCGCTCAATTGACCTGCTGATGGACAACGGTTTGTTGTGCCTTCCGCCCGCAGAGTTCGCGGTCCATCTCATCACCACAGATCGCGAGGGGGCAGCGCGTCACGCCCATCAGTTTGCTTCGATTGCGGCCTTCGACTATTTCGATGAAGACGTCATTCGCGCATTGTCCGCCTACCTCATCACGACCTACGGGATCACCAGTGTGGTTGGCACCACGGAGAAGGTGGTTTTATGGGCTGCGCTGCTGCGTGCCCAGTTTGGATTGCCTGGGGCCTCGCCGGACGTTATCGAAAGAATGCGGGATAAGGTGCGCATGAAAGAACGGCTGACGCTCACAGCTGTTCGCACGCCGGCCTACACCCGGGTGCATGCCTTGCAGGACATCGTGGACTTTCAAGCCCAGTTTGGCCGCATCGTCCTGAAGCCCACAGCGGGTGTTGGGAGCATGGGGCTGCAGATCCTCGATACCCCAGCACAGGTCCTCGCCCTGGATAAAGGGCATTTCTCTGATGGTGCGTGGCAGGTCGAAGAATTTATTGACGGTCATATGTTGCATTGCGACTTTATTGCTTTGGCGGGGCAGATCCAGTTCTGTTCTGTCAGTCAATACGTCACCCCACCAGGTCGGTACCAGGACGATTACTTTGGAGGCAGCTTTATTGTCACTGATGCGGGTCTCCAGGAGCGGGTGCGGCAGATCGCCCAGGAGATCGTTCAGGCCTTCGAGTTCGAAACGGGCGTCTGTCACTTGGAACTGTTTCATACGCCACGCGATGAACTGGTGTTCTGTGAAATTGCCGCACGTCCTGGCGGCGGCGGGATTGAATGGCCTGTTCAGCATCTGTACGGCATCAATTTGTTCAGCGAGCATGTTCGGGTCAGTTGTGTGGCGCCTGACACCATGACTTATCCTCGGCTGCCCCTTCGCGCTGGAACAGCAGGTTACGTCGGCCTGCTGGCGCGGCCAGGGTTTGAAGTGACGAACATCCAATCCTTCTCGGGGCACCCGAATATCAAGCGTGAATCCCTGCGCATTGCGGTCGGTTCCCGCCTGGGGGGCCCCCGGCACTGCACGGATTACATGGCACATTTTTTGTGA
- a CDS encoding KTSC domain-containing protein, producing MHHVPVSSSNLASVGYDALTQTLEVAFQNGSLYSYAGVPAAVHQDLMSASSHGTYFSANIRNKYPTRKLR from the coding sequence ATGCACCACGTCCCCGTTTCATCAAGCAATCTCGCTTCTGTTGGCTATGACGCTCTTACGCAGACTTTGGAAGTCGCTTTCCAGAATGGCAGTCTGTATAGCTATGCGGGCGTCCCTGCTGCAGTTCATCAAGACTTGATGAGCGCGTCGTCGCACGGTACGTACTTCTCCGCCAACATTCGGAACAAATACCCCACACGCAAACTGCGCTAG
- a CDS encoding IS66 family transposase, with protein MRRQSEQIDQLIAENKALKAEIARLKKRIKELERRERKYAAPFSREKRTADPKSPGRRPGEGTFAHKASPTPQQITATVEVDTPNTCPRCGFTGLLIFTRQDKAWVTELVPQNAMQVTEYHVPVMECPQCHHAVRGDHPDLKADQVGATAHRLGPVLHATLQTLHHELGLPVRRIGRVMDLLGGLQITQGAITQAAQRLAADGSALAAHVDALQTQIQQAPYVHHDDTGWRIGAQNAWVGAFRSADTVLFRANLRHTNVEVREGLGQNFAGVLISDRFSSYDSRFLQDVRQQKCLAHLIRNADEVAAGLQRRPGRGELYGQRVAQVFRDGIRLHQDVTTGVCTREEYAQQGEELTLRLDALLNRAPLKSKANERLRLGILKQSVLERLWRFLKDPDIPPTNNAAERALRTVVMARKVSQCSKNAVGAQTYMRIKSTVETARLRGQDPVVVLTGLMR; from the coding sequence ATGCGTCGTCAGTCTGAGCAGATCGACCAACTGATCGCCGAGAACAAGGCCCTCAAAGCGGAAATCGCCCGCCTGAAGAAGCGCATCAAGGAACTCGAACGGCGGGAACGCAAGTACGCCGCCCCCTTCAGTCGGGAGAAGCGCACCGCCGATCCCAAATCACCAGGACGCCGTCCTGGTGAAGGTACCTTCGCCCACAAGGCCTCACCCACGCCACAGCAGATCACGGCCACCGTGGAGGTCGACACGCCCAACACCTGTCCTCGCTGTGGGTTCACGGGCCTGCTGATCTTCACCCGTCAGGACAAGGCCTGGGTCACGGAACTCGTCCCCCAGAACGCCATGCAGGTCACCGAGTACCACGTGCCCGTCATGGAGTGCCCGCAGTGTCACCACGCAGTGCGTGGTGACCATCCCGACCTGAAAGCCGATCAGGTCGGTGCGACTGCCCATCGACTCGGCCCCGTCCTGCACGCCACCCTGCAGACCCTGCATCACGAGCTAGGCCTGCCGGTCCGCCGAATCGGTCGGGTCATGGACCTCCTCGGCGGCCTCCAGATCACGCAGGGTGCGATCACGCAAGCCGCCCAGCGGCTTGCGGCCGACGGAAGCGCCCTGGCGGCCCACGTCGACGCACTGCAGACACAGATCCAGCAGGCGCCCTACGTGCATCACGACGACACCGGCTGGCGGATCGGCGCCCAGAACGCCTGGGTAGGCGCCTTCCGCAGCGCCGACACCGTGCTGTTCCGCGCGAACCTGCGTCACACGAACGTGGAAGTCCGGGAAGGTCTGGGGCAGAACTTCGCCGGCGTGCTGATCAGTGACCGTTTCTCCTCGTACGACAGCCGCTTCCTGCAGGACGTCCGGCAGCAGAAGTGCCTGGCGCACCTGATCCGCAACGCAGATGAGGTCGCCGCTGGTCTCCAGCGGCGACCCGGGCGGGGAGAGCTGTACGGGCAACGGGTCGCGCAGGTGTTCCGGGACGGCATCCGATTGCACCAGGACGTGACGACTGGGGTCTGTACGCGAGAGGAGTACGCGCAGCAGGGTGAGGAACTCACCCTGCGTCTGGACGCCCTGCTGAACCGGGCACCGCTGAAGTCGAAAGCGAACGAGCGACTCCGACTGGGCATCCTGAAGCAGAGCGTGCTCGAGCGGTTGTGGCGGTTCCTGAAGGACCCGGACATTCCACCGACGAACAACGCCGCGGAACGTGCCCTGCGGACAGTGGTGATGGCGAGGAAGGTCTCGCAGTGCAGCAAAAATGCGGTGGGTGCGCAGACGTACATGCGGATCAAGTCCACCGTGGAGACCGCGCGGTTGCGCGGTCAGGACCCTGTCGTGGTCCTGACCGGCTTGATGCGCTAA
- a CDS encoding transposase — protein MPRIPSLPHSIITAQLNRVTSLSGLVPYSTLRKSAISKEMARDSFASTEDLQRRARNAPSGAFLAIDFVMVPHAGRTMEGVNYHYSGQAQTRLGHQFTSAALVRFGEDPVPLLERFKVSQPLETTCYPYRTATQEMIHVVQDCLAAGVPMAGLLLDGEFGRDAAVTFSREHQIPVLIRAKANMTVQFEGESLTLGALSRQFPPERCHLYAEFGWRVRRLPVAREVGGFDVLIVWRKVHGEWTRFFLFSTFGGDVTVRSLLRAWKARWGIEVIHRFFKQNLGLGRCHCRTLQAQENWVWCVVEAFHAVLRVRREGPGMTWRAAQRQAAQNAEQYVLTGLEQDGPLLDAA, from the coding sequence ATGCCTCGCATCCCTAGCCTACCGCACAGCATCATCACCGCCCAGCTGAACCGGGTCACCAGCCTCAGTGGCCTCGTCCCCTACAGCACCCTGCGGAAAAGTGCCATCTCCAAAGAGATGGCACGGGACTCCTTCGCATCGACAGAAGACCTCCAGCGTCGAGCCAGGAACGCGCCTTCCGGCGCGTTCCTGGCCATCGATTTCGTCATGGTGCCCCACGCCGGACGGACGATGGAAGGCGTGAACTACCACTACAGCGGTCAGGCTCAGACCCGTCTGGGCCATCAGTTCACCTCCGCGGCCCTGGTCAGGTTCGGTGAAGATCCAGTTCCGTTGCTCGAGCGCTTCAAGGTTTCCCAGCCCCTTGAGACGACCTGTTACCCGTACCGCACCGCCACGCAGGAAATGATCCACGTCGTTCAGGATTGCCTCGCGGCGGGCGTCCCCATGGCGGGTCTGCTGCTGGATGGAGAGTTCGGGCGGGACGCGGCCGTGACCTTCAGTCGCGAGCATCAGATTCCGGTCTTGATCCGTGCCAAAGCCAATATGACCGTGCAGTTCGAGGGTGAGTCCCTCACCCTCGGTGCGCTGAGCCGGCAGTTCCCTCCGGAACGCTGTCACCTGTACGCGGAGTTCGGGTGGCGCGTCCGTCGATTGCCGGTTGCCCGTGAGGTCGGTGGGTTCGATGTCCTGATCGTGTGGCGCAAGGTGCACGGGGAGTGGACACGGTTTTTCCTGTTCAGCACGTTTGGTGGTGACGTCACGGTTCGCTCACTGCTGCGGGCCTGGAAGGCCCGCTGGGGAATCGAGGTGATCCACCGGTTCTTCAAGCAGAATCTGGGGCTGGGACGCTGTCATTGCCGGACGCTCCAGGCGCAGGAGAACTGGGTGTGGTGCGTGGTGGAAGCCTTTCACGCAGTGCTACGGGTGCGTCGGGAAGGACCGGGCATGACGTGGCGAGCCGCACAACGGCAGGCAGCTCAGAATGCCGAACAGTACGTCCTGACCGGCCTTGAGCAGGACGGACCCCTGCTTGACGCCGCGTGA
- the istB gene encoding IS21-like element helper ATPase IstB, whose product MLLHPVIQQLRTLKLDGMALALQEQQEQASIRELSFEERLTLLLERERVIRDTKGMPRRLSAARLKQNVSMEEVDVKHPRGLDAKLFRSLHSGQWIAEKRGVIITGPTGVGKTFIGCALAHQACRQGFTALYAQTGRLLGDMTLAKGDGRYLKLLAHLAKVQVLILDDWGLDVPTPEGRRILLEILDDRYERSSTIITSQFPTSAWHANLGDPTLADAILDRVLHHAYRIELKGESLRKRSRHLTPSAVSLS is encoded by the coding sequence ATGCTCCTGCACCCTGTGATTCAACAACTCCGCACGCTCAAACTCGATGGCATGGCCCTGGCGCTTCAGGAACAGCAGGAACAGGCCAGCATCCGCGAACTGAGCTTCGAAGAACGCTTGACCCTCCTGTTGGAACGCGAGCGCGTCATTCGGGATACCAAAGGCATGCCGCGCCGCCTGTCGGCGGCGCGGCTGAAACAGAACGTCAGCATGGAGGAGGTGGATGTCAAACATCCACGTGGGCTCGACGCCAAACTGTTCAGGTCACTTCACAGCGGGCAATGGATCGCCGAAAAGAGAGGTGTCATCATCACCGGCCCGACGGGGGTCGGCAAGACGTTCATTGGGTGTGCCCTGGCACACCAGGCCTGCCGCCAGGGGTTTACCGCGCTGTACGCACAAACAGGACGACTGCTTGGGGACATGACGCTGGCCAAAGGCGACGGGCGGTACCTGAAGTTGCTCGCTCACCTGGCCAAGGTGCAGGTGCTGATTCTGGACGACTGGGGGCTGGATGTGCCGACGCCAGAAGGCAGAAGAATTCTCCTGGAGATTCTGGATGACCGCTATGAGCGGTCATCCACCATCATCACCAGTCAATTTCCGACGTCGGCCTGGCACGCCAATCTGGGTGATCCGACACTGGCGGACGCGATCTTGGATCGCGTCCTGCATCACGCCTACCGGATTGAATTGAAGGGAGAAAGTCTGCGGAAGAGGTCGCGTCACTTGACCCCATCAGCCGTCAGCCTTTCATAA
- a CDS encoding M3 family metallopeptidase, with protein MSTPLEDLDARAQALMADYRALIEVSVDQSNLPSWFATWSQLKMRVQTLWIEQIVGQYQRPGDEATDALHKRYTQHWLPELEKLDGVLNELANQIGLESVNPAVSALIASGPAPSPRMAELEQEFRRLTKQYQDVVSQHHVMFAGKMLTMADAERILRESQDRNEREAVWNAVKAVEMASASGLDDLFAKILSVRRAMAAEAGQANYASYSWLDRNDTIAGTEELLRTISEVFHPVDVSLHTHRAQALGVPTLRPWDLQVALVEPKSFDLPLDQYVPTAIQVLNSLDTRFGEVVHQIQQYEGFDLAPRPGKPNGNICAHFMATGRSVLVCNFTGGVNLFRGFLHELGHAIHNHTISSNPDHVFWDFMNFWEVQEFYAFVFTYIGLLEFFELHNIAEDERTWYLRSTAERIMERFRDVEERTRLELWIYQQEQQPTAEEIDAEFLRLVQTSGVDWSGFEDILKKGWQKPHTFRFAFYNVDFAIAMIAALQFVHAFNQDRNAALERLKSSMLLGATTGSKRIFAEAGIAYPFQKEQLALARTVLAEWLT; from the coding sequence ATGTCCACCCCGCTCGAAGACCTGGATGCCAGGGCACAAGCGCTCATGGCTGATTACCGGGCGCTGATCGAGGTGTCCGTTGATCAATCGAACCTGCCCTCCTGGTTCGCCACCTGGAGCCAGCTCAAAATGCGTGTCCAAACGCTCTGGATCGAGCAAATCGTCGGTCAATATCAGCGCCCGGGCGACGAAGCCACCGACGCTCTACACAAGCGCTACACGCAACACTGGTTACCTGAACTCGAGAAGCTCGACGGCGTCCTGAACGAACTGGCCAACCAGATCGGTCTAGAATCTGTCAACCCTGCCGTCTCCGCATTGATCGCCAGTGGGCCCGCACCCTCACCCCGCATGGCCGAACTGGAGCAGGAATTCAGGCGACTGACGAAGCAATACCAAGATGTCGTAAGCCAACACCACGTTATGTTTGCGGGCAAGATGCTGACGATGGCGGACGCTGAGCGCATCCTGCGCGAAAGCCAAGACCGCAACGAACGTGAGGCCGTCTGGAACGCTGTCAAGGCTGTTGAAATGGCCTCTGCGTCAGGACTTGACGACCTCTTCGCGAAGATACTCAGCGTACGCCGGGCAATGGCAGCGGAGGCAGGCCAAGCCAACTACGCCAGTTACAGTTGGTTAGACCGCAATGACACCATTGCAGGCACGGAGGAACTGCTTCGGACGATCAGTGAGGTCTTCCATCCTGTCGATGTTTCCCTCCATACACACCGAGCGCAGGCCTTAGGCGTCCCCACACTGCGACCGTGGGATCTGCAGGTCGCACTTGTTGAGCCCAAATCATTCGATCTTCCTCTCGATCAATATGTACCTACGGCAATCCAAGTCCTGAACAGCCTGGATACCCGATTCGGGGAAGTTGTTCACCAGATCCAACAGTATGAAGGGTTCGATCTAGCGCCCAGACCTGGGAAGCCAAACGGCAATATCTGCGCTCATTTTATGGCCACCGGTCGTTCAGTACTGGTCTGTAATTTTACCGGCGGCGTCAATCTCTTCCGGGGTTTTTTGCACGAACTGGGTCACGCTATACATAATCACACCATATCAAGCAATCCAGATCATGTTTTCTGGGATTTTATGAATTTCTGGGAAGTTCAGGAATTCTATGCATTCGTATTCACCTATATAGGCCTGTTAGAGTTCTTTGAGCTTCACAATATCGCAGAAGATGAGCGGACCTGGTATCTACGTTCCACGGCTGAGCGCATCATGGAACGCTTCCGCGATGTTGAGGAGAGAACTCGACTGGAGCTCTGGATCTATCAGCAGGAGCAACAGCCGACTGCCGAGGAGATCGATGCGGAGTTCCTCCGGTTGGTCCAGACCTCAGGCGTGGATTGGAGCGGATTCGAGGACATTCTGAAGAAAGGTTGGCAGAAGCCCCATACCTTCCGTTTTGCTTTCTACAACGTGGATTTTGCGATTGCGATGATCGCAGCGCTCCAATTCGTGCACGCGTTCAACCAGGACCGAAATGCGGCTCTTGAACGCCTGAAGTCCAGTATGCTGTTAGGCGCGACCACAGGGAGTAAACGGATTTTCGCCGAGGCTGGTATTGCGTACCCATTTCAGAAGGAACAGCTAGCTTTGGCCCGAACAGTTCTCGCAGAATGGTTGACATAG
- a CDS encoding type II secretion system F family protein produces the protein MRTWNYKGFDARGAERKGKIVAATEEEAQRMVTGMGVQVTSITRNQDITMPWENRPPSLKDRAMFTQQFAQLLGSGSVAQSEALGVAARTTTNRQLRAAIESVRKEVDEGHPLDEVVARKQYAHAFDPVFVAFIKMGAEGGSIAPSLKELSEMYKWQLRIAGMVKKGLTLPAIIMAACFIVTYFIMAKVVPTFMGILDGLKAELPPLTKVVKSISELASNPLVTLGVVGVIVGIVLLFRWYRSTPDGHYRIDEWILRLPLVGPMTRTFILARVSRGLSVMLKNSIPLDDALSITAQLAANDVYQKHFREMRAQAIDGLPMFPVMAGHPKQFPEQYWLQFRAAEDKSKLKETLNYLGEMYNDEVTTQVEGLTTAIEPILIVFLGGVVGVIVVSVFLPMTTMMNSIGSGS, from the coding sequence ATGAGGACCTGGAATTACAAGGGCTTCGACGCCCGCGGCGCAGAACGCAAGGGCAAGATCGTCGCCGCGACGGAGGAGGAAGCCCAGAGGATGGTGACCGGCATGGGCGTGCAGGTCACCAGCATCACCCGCAACCAGGACATCACCATGCCCTGGGAGAACCGCCCCCCCAGCCTGAAGGACCGGGCCATGTTCACGCAGCAGTTCGCGCAGCTCCTCGGGTCGGGCAGTGTCGCGCAGAGCGAAGCCTTGGGCGTGGCGGCCCGGACCACCACCAACCGGCAGCTTCGCGCGGCCATCGAGAGTGTCCGCAAGGAAGTCGACGAAGGTCATCCCCTCGACGAAGTGGTCGCTCGCAAGCAGTACGCCCACGCATTCGACCCGGTGTTCGTCGCCTTCATCAAAATGGGGGCTGAAGGCGGCAGCATCGCCCCAAGCCTGAAAGAGCTCAGCGAGATGTACAAGTGGCAGCTGCGGATCGCGGGCATGGTCAAGAAAGGCCTGACCCTCCCCGCCATCATCATGGCCGCGTGCTTCATCGTGACGTACTTCATCATGGCCAAGGTTGTCCCCACGTTCATGGGCATCCTGGACGGCCTGAAGGCGGAATTGCCTCCGCTGACCAAGGTCGTGAAGTCGATCAGTGAGCTCGCTTCGAACCCACTGGTCACACTGGGTGTCGTGGGGGTGATCGTGGGGATCGTGCTGCTCTTCCGGTGGTACCGCAGCACCCCAGATGGTCACTACCGGATTGACGAGTGGATCCTGCGGTTACCGTTGGTCGGGCCGATGACCAGGACGTTCATTCTCGCCCGCGTCAGCCGCGGCCTCTCCGTGATGCTGAAGAACAGCATCCCCCTCGATGACGCCCTCTCCATCACCGCACAGCTCGCCGCGAACGACGTGTACCAGAAGCACTTCCGGGAAATGCGCGCACAGGCCATTGATGGACTGCCCATGTTCCCCGTCATGGCCGGCCATCCCAAACAATTCCCTGAGCAGTACTGGCTGCAATTCCGCGCAGCCGAGGACAAGTCCAAACTCAAGGAAACACTGAACTACCTTGGGGAGATGTACAACGACGAGGTGACGACCCAGGTCGAAGGCCTGACGACCGCCATTGAACCGATCCTGATCGTTTTCCTGGGCGGTGTGGTGGGGGTCATCGTTGTGTCCGTGTTCCTCCCGATGACGACCATGATGAACAGTATCGGCTCTGGCTCCTGA